In Rhinatrema bivittatum chromosome 1, aRhiBiv1.1, whole genome shotgun sequence, a single genomic region encodes these proteins:
- the LOC115090154 gene encoding permeability factor 2-like, giving the protein MKSLMMSLPLLLLLLLPAVRAAPFQDASARTELRCQCIKTVSEFIPIKQIANVELIPEGPHCPTVEVIANLKNGMQVCLNPEAKWVKIIIDKILNGASSSR; this is encoded by the exons ATGAAGAGCCTGATGATGAGCCtccccctcctgctcctcctgctcctgcccgCGGTCCGTGCAGCTCCCTTCCAGG ATGCCAGTGCAAGAACAGAGCTGCGCTGTCAGTGTATaaagacagtatcagaattcatcCCCATCAAACAGATTGCTAATGTGGAACTCATCCCAGAGGGACCCCACTGCCCTACAGTTGAAGTCAT tGCTAACTTGAAAAATGGCATGCAGGTATGCCTGAATCCTGAGGCCAAGTGGGTGAAGATAATTATCGACAAAATTTTAAATGG TGCATCCAGCAGTCGTTGA